In the Pedobacter cryoconitis genome, AAGCCTTTAACAACTCCTGGTCACAAAATGCAAATTCCTTTTCTGCAATTTTAATAAGTTCTTCGGGCGTATAAGGAATCATTTCAGCATTGAGTTGAGCAATCAGCGCTGACTCTCCTATAGGACTTCCCTTTATTCCATAATTGACGCCTTTTTGAGCAGGTACAGCCGCCCCTTGATCAACAAAAAAGGTAGTATAATGATCTAATACTTGTACCAATGATTCATAAGGTTTAGGAATCCACCAATCGAATAAGGGGTCATAACCCTTATAAAATTCATAAACACCTTTTAATCTCATTTTCAGACCAAATATTGCTTCCCTGATATTTTTTAAACGCTCTTTATTCAGCGCTGACTTATTGATTGATGCGGCATTAAAAGAGGCCACTTCTTCGCGGATAGCATTCAGCTTTGCTGCAACAACCGGCCAGTCCATAGCTTTTCCTCTTCTTCTTTCCTTTTCCAATGCATAGATTCCGGGTGCAAAAGAAATATATTTAAGGATCGCCTTTTCATTTATTCCAGCCTTTTCCAATTCACCGGTTTCTTTTTTGATTTCCTTTTTCAATAGCAGGTAATCTACCTTTCCATAAATACTAAAAGAATCAAAATCCATTTGTTCCATTTCTTTCAAGTATTCATTTTGAATCAGCAGCAAGCGGCTTCGCTGTTCGGGGGAATAATAGATCCGGGCAACTTCGGGATAAGTGCCTTCTAAAATATAGGGGGAGTAAAAATCCTGGATAGCTTTTACATCCTTTTGATAAGTTATGATTGTGGTCCCCATTTCACTGGTTTGCTCATAGAGTCTGGACATTGCTTTTTCCTGAGAATAGATAGTGGATGGCAATAAGCACACCATCAAAAGTAATTTGTATAGTTTATTCATTTTGTAATCTTATTTATTCTGCCTGCAGTATTGTATTCGTCTCTATGTGACAATAAATGTCAAATTAAAATTTATTATTCATGATAAATAATCTTTAGGTTACACTGGATAAAATACAAGAACTATTGGCAAAATAATGCAATATCCAATACTTCCTAATTGCTTATTTTTATTTCCTTTAAGATAGAAACCAAAGTAAAAACCATGAACAGATTCCTTTGCACTAACCTATTGGTAACGGCGCTGCTGTACACTTTTTCAGCAACGGCCCAATCCTATGTACCGAGATTGAACGATACAAGGATGACCATTAAAAACGCTATTCCTATCAAAGCCTATGCTTTTCAGCTTTCGGAAGTATCACTCTTGGAAAGTCCATTCAAAACCGC is a window encoding:
- a CDS encoding DUF885 family protein; protein product: MNKLYKLLLMVCLLPSTIYSQEKAMSRLYEQTSEMGTTIITYQKDVKAIQDFYSPYILEGTYPEVARIYYSPEQRSRLLLIQNEYLKEMEQMDFDSFSIYGKVDYLLLKKEIKKETGELEKAGINEKAILKYISFAPGIYALEKERRRGKAMDWPVVAAKLNAIREEVASFNAASINKSALNKERLKNIREAIFGLKMRLKGVYEFYKGYDPLFDWWIPKPYESLVQVLDHYTTFFVDQGAAVPAQKGVNYGIKGSPIGESALIAQLNAEMIPYTPEELIKIAEKEFAFCDQELLKASAEMGFGKDWKKAQEKVKESFVVPGKQAELIVKLQDDALDFIKKNQLITIPGLAEETWGMVMMSAERQLVNPFFTGGREISISYPTANMNEEDKLMSMRGNNPYFSRGTVQHELLPGHHLQYYMNSRYKSYRELFTTPFGIEGWTLYWELLLYDKGFAKSPEERIGMLFWRMHRCARIIFSLNYHLGKWTPEQCVDFLINRVGHEPANAEGEVRRSFEGDYGPLYQVAYMIGGMQLMALKHELVDSGKMGILEFHDRIMKENLIPIEMVRATLIGQPLKRDFTSEWKFYGK